In a genomic window of Deinococcus detaillensis:
- a CDS encoding ABC transporter ATP-binding protein, with amino-acid sequence MPTDLPALQTLGLSRAYGPVVAAGGVSLSLQTSQTLALLGPSGSGKSTVLRMVAGLERQDSGEVWVAGQDVSRAPPEARNLGLVFQDYALFPHLRVLANVAYGPRRRGKSKAQAEQQAREALELVGLLELEGRRIGELSGGQQQRVALARALAPRPPLLLLDEPLSNLDEQLRGQLRQDLRTLFENLSTAVLIVTHDQREALALANRVALMRSGRVVQVGGAAEVFGTPATAWVAEFLGQPNVFGRGDTALLVPESAFRLGEGPSYSVTFRQSTEEGQTVRVAHELGEITLHLSSREAEQASGGALRLNLDQSRVREVPDDRLSI; translated from the coding sequence GTGCCGACTGATCTCCCCGCTCTGCAAACGCTTGGCCTCAGCCGCGCTTACGGCCCGGTCGTGGCGGCTGGCGGGGTGAGCCTCAGCCTACAGACAAGCCAGACGCTGGCCCTGCTCGGCCCGTCGGGAAGCGGCAAGAGCACGGTGCTGCGGATGGTGGCAGGCTTGGAGCGGCAAGACAGCGGCGAGGTGTGGGTGGCGGGGCAAGACGTGAGCCGTGCGCCGCCGGAAGCCAGAAACCTGGGCCTCGTGTTTCAAGATTACGCCCTCTTTCCGCATCTGCGGGTGCTGGCAAATGTCGCTTACGGCCCGCGCAGGCGCGGCAAGAGCAAAGCGCAGGCCGAGCAGCAAGCCCGTGAAGCGCTTGAACTGGTGGGCCTCTTGGAGCTGGAAGGGCGGCGCATTGGGGAGCTGTCGGGTGGGCAGCAGCAGCGCGTGGCCCTCGCCCGCGCCCTCGCGCCGCGCCCGCCACTGCTGCTGCTCGACGAGCCGCTGAGCAACTTGGATGAGCAGCTCCGGGGCCAACTGCGCCAGGATTTGCGGACGCTGTTTGAGAATCTCAGCACCGCCGTCTTGATCGTCACGCACGATCAGCGCGAAGCTTTGGCGCTGGCTAACCGCGTGGCGCTGATGCGCAGCGGGCGAGTGGTGCAGGTGGGCGGGGCCGCTGAAGTCTTCGGGACGCCCGCAACGGCGTGGGTGGCCGAGTTTCTGGGTCAGCCGAACGTATTTGGGCGGGGAGATACGGCGCTGCTGGTTCCCGAAAGTGCTTTCCGTTTGGGCGAGGGGCCGAGTTACAGCGTCACTTTTCGGCAAAGCACCGAAGAGGGCCAGACAGTGCGGGTGGCGCACGAACTCGGTGAAATCACCTTGCACCTGAGCAGCCGCGAGGCCGAACAAGCCAGCGGCGGTGCGCTGCGACTGAACTTGGATCAAAGCAGGGTGCGTGAAGTGCCGGATGACCGCCTCAGCATTTGA
- a CDS encoding metal-sulfur cluster assembly factor, which translates to MSDETSNGINPAPAPAAGNLPNEAQILESLKVVKDPEIPVNVVDLGLIYGVDINAEGVVDVTMTLTSVGCPVQDLIRSDAEMAVMRLDGVNRVNVDFVWSPPWSPEKMTEDGKRQMRMFGFNL; encoded by the coding sequence ATGAGCGACGAAACCAGTAACGGTATCAATCCTGCCCCCGCGCCCGCTGCGGGCAATCTGCCCAACGAAGCGCAAATTTTGGAATCGCTGAAAGTCGTCAAAGACCCTGAAATTCCAGTGAACGTGGTGGACTTGGGCCTGATTTACGGCGTGGACATCAATGCTGAGGGCGTGGTTGACGTTACCATGACCCTGACCTCGGTGGGCTGCCCGGTGCAAGACCTGATTCGCTCGGACGCCGAGATGGCCGTGATGCGCTTGGACGGTGTCAACCGCGTCAACGTAGATTTCGTGTGGTCGCCGCCCTGGAGCCCCGAGAAGATGACCGAAGACGGCAAACGCCAGATGCGGATGTTCGGCTTTAACCTTTAA
- a CDS encoding rhodanese-like domain-containing protein — protein MQEVSPKEAQRRLQHGALLIDVREANEYEEVHAEGAQLMALSEFETRYAELPKDKELVLICRSGARSGRATQFLLDHGYNKAVNLTGGTIAWQDTGLPTQTGAV, from the coding sequence ATGCAAGAAGTGAGTCCAAAAGAAGCTCAACGCCGCCTTCAACACGGCGCACTGCTGATCGACGTGCGCGAAGCCAACGAGTACGAAGAAGTTCACGCCGAGGGCGCACAGCTCATGGCGCTGAGCGAATTTGAGACGCGCTACGCCGAGTTGCCCAAAGACAAAGAACTGGTGCTGATCTGCCGCAGCGGCGCACGCAGCGGACGGGCCACCCAGTTTCTGCTCGATCACGGCTACAACAAAGCCGTCAACCTGACCGGCGGCACGATTGCTTGGCAAGACACCGGCCTGCCCACCCAAACAGGAGCAGTATGA
- a CDS encoding rhodanese-like domain-containing protein, with amino-acid sequence MMNPSPPHLFIDLRAAALRAVEPLSSLISNPHRVLSLAQIEEGQHGLTSADGPVVVICERGIRSSLAVRFLRSDGVDAQAYEGGVLAMKQALSAR; translated from the coding sequence ATGATGAATCCCAGTCCTCCCCACCTCTTCATTGACCTGCGGGCCGCCGCACTGCGCGCAGTCGAGCCGCTCAGCTCGCTCATTTCCAATCCCCACCGGGTGCTGAGTTTGGCGCAAATCGAAGAAGGCCAGCACGGCCTCACCTCGGCGGACGGCCCAGTGGTGGTGATTTGTGAACGGGGGATTCGCAGCAGCCTGGCAGTCCGGTTTCTGCGCTCGGACGGCGTAGACGCGCAGGCGTATGAAGGCGGCGTTCTGGCAATGAAGCAAGCGCTCTCGGCGCGGTGA
- a CDS encoding AAA family ATPase gives MKGEGPPAIHALHGFLGSGKTTLARQLETELPALRFSSDEWMVTLYGQDPPEALFSEYRSRIYALMRRYWTRALALGLPVVLDEGFWTRRERDDLRAEAEQLGVPLILYALSTPESVARERIRHRNQEPHSLYIAENTYNLFRPRFEPLEPDEPHILV, from the coding sequence GTGAAGGGAGAAGGGCCGCCCGCCATTCACGCCCTGCATGGTTTCTTGGGCAGCGGCAAAACCACTTTGGCCCGCCAACTCGAAACCGAGTTGCCCGCCCTGCGCTTTTCCAGCGACGAGTGGATGGTCACGCTCTACGGCCAAGACCCACCCGAAGCCCTTTTCAGTGAGTACCGCTCTCGCATCTACGCGTTGATGCGCCGCTACTGGACACGCGCCCTCGCTCTGGGCCTGCCGGTGGTGCTCGACGAAGGCTTCTGGACGCGCCGCGAACGTGACGACCTGCGGGCAGAAGCGGAGCAGCTCGGCGTTCCGCTGATTCTCTACGCGCTCAGCACGCCCGAAAGCGTGGCCCGTGAGCGCATTCGGCATCGCAACCAAGAGCCGCACAGCCTCTACATCGCCGAGAACACCTACAACCTGTTTCGCCCGCGCTTCGAGCCGCTGGAACCTGACGAGCCTCACATCCTCGTCTGA
- the rpmI gene encoding 50S ribosomal protein L35: protein MPKMKTKKSAVRRIKITATGKVMAFKSGKRHQNTGKSGSDISNKGKGFVLAKSEWARMKLALPGGK, encoded by the coding sequence ATGCCGAAGATGAAGACCAAAAAGAGTGCCGTGCGCCGGATTAAAATCACGGCGACGGGTAAAGTGATGGCGTTCAAGAGTGGCAAACGCCATCAGAACACCGGCAAGAGCGGCTCGGACATCAGCAACAAAGGCAAAGGCTTTGTGCTGGCCAAGAGCGAGTGGGCGCGTATGAAACTTGCTCTGCCGGGAGGGAAATAA
- the rplT gene encoding 50S ribosomal protein L20, producing the protein MPRTKTGIVRRRRHKKVLKRAKGFWGSRSKQYKMAFQTLLNAATYEYRDRRNKKRDYRRLWIQRINAGARLHGMNYSNFIAGLKLAGIDLNRKVLADIAAREPEAFAMLVENAKSAHSNKQAA; encoded by the coding sequence ATGCCACGCACCAAAACAGGTATTGTCCGCCGCCGCCGTCACAAGAAGGTGCTCAAGCGGGCCAAGGGCTTTTGGGGTTCACGCTCCAAGCAGTACAAGATGGCCTTCCAGACGCTGCTCAACGCCGCGACTTACGAGTACCGCGATCGCCGCAATAAAAAGCGCGATTACCGCCGCCTCTGGATTCAGCGCATCAACGCCGGTGCCCGCCTCCACGGCATGAACTACTCCAACTTCATCGCCGGACTGAAGTTGGCCGGTATCGACCTCAACCGCAAGGTGCTGGCCGATATTGCCGCCCGCGAGCCGGAAGCCTTTGCCATGCTGGTGGAGAACGCCAAGAGCGCCCACAGCAACAAGCAAGCCGCTTAA